The genomic segment TCGCGCATCGACCACGACGGCGCGCGTGAGATCGTCGCTGACGTCGGCATCGCGAAACGGCCCGACTTTCAAACCGGCTTGTTCTTCGCCCGACGGAAGTTTCCAAACGCGCAGTCGGGATTCTTCGCCGTTCAATTGAGAAGTGAAGAACGCTTTCTCTTCGTCGATGAAACGGGCCGCCGCGATTTTCCCTTCATGCCGCAACGGCCCGAGAAGGACCAGGCCGTTCTTGCCGTCTAAGATCGAGACGCTTTGCGGCGTCCGAGAGAGGAGATATCGGCCATCGGAACTAAATTGGATTTTCACGACCCGTTCGTCGTGTAAACATGGAGCCCCGACCGGACGGCCCGACGCGGCCTCCCACAGCCGCACCGTTTTGTCGTCGGAACAAGTCGCCAGCAGCGAGCCGTCGGAGTTGAACTCCGCCCAAGTCACCGGCCCCGCATGCACGAGCGGAGGTGCCGCGGGCTCCGAGGTCGAAGCGTCCCATAGCCGCGCCGTGCCGTCGTACGACGCCGTGACGATGCGCCGTCCGTCGGGACTTAACCGCGCGACCGTCAACTCGTTTCCATCCGGATGACGAATCAGCGGCGCAGCGGGAACGGGAAAGCGCCGGTTTTCCATCACCGACATCGCGAACATCGCGGCTTTCCAATCATTCGGATTCTCTCGCAGCAGTGCTGCCGTCTTCGCCAGCGCACTCGACGATTCCCCTTGCTCGAGCATCGCGTCGATCGCACCCCACTCCAGATGCGCGACGTTCTCCGTCAACGTGACGTTCGCACTCTGTGCACGTTGCCACTGCCAAAACGCAACGCCGGAGCCGACGATGATCGTGAACAGCAGCGTGCCGCCGAGAATGGAGAACCGCGGATTGCGTCGACACCAGCGCCAAGCTTGCTCGACACGACTGACCGGGCGAGCGACGATCGGCTCGTTGCGGATAAAACGTTCGAGCTCGTCGGCGACGGCCGCCGCCGAGGGATAGCGCCGCTCAGGCGCCTTCTCCAGACAGCGGAGCGCGATCGTTTCGATATCGCGATGCACGGCCGGATTCAATTGCCGCGGCCGCGTCGGACTTTGCTCGATCGCCGAGCGCATGGTTTCCCAGGCCGTGGCGCCCGCAAACGGCGGACGTCCGGTGAGCAACTCGTAGAGCGTCGCGCCGAGGCCGTAAACGTCGGCCGAGGTCGTTACCAGATCGAGCCGGCCGGCCGCTTGTTCGGGAGCTAAATAGCCGGGCGTTCCGAGAATCGCGGCGGAAAGCGTGAGGCCGCCGTCGTCGTTCCCCGTAAGTTTCGCGAGGCCGAAATCGGTGAGATGCGGCTGGCCTTGCTCGTCGATCAAGATGTTCGACGGCTTCAAATCTCGATGCAGAACGCCCCGTTGATGCGCGAACTCGATGGCCCGCGCCACTCGGGCCATCAGCTCGGCGATGCAAATCTCTTGCTCATGCTTCGCCGTGGTGCCCGACTTTTCGGTAAGCCGAAAATCTCGAATACATTCCGCGAGGCTGACCCCTTCGATCAGCTTCATGCTGAAGAAGTGCTGCGTCTCGAATTCACCGATTTCGTAAATCGGGACGATCGCCGGATGATGCAGCCGCGCAGCCGCTTCGGCCTCTAAGCGAAACCGACGGATCGATTCGGGGCTGGCTAACTGCCCTCCGAGAATCATCTTCACGGCGACGGTTCGGTTCAGGCTCCGCTGGCGGGCCCGATAGACGACTCCCATGCCGCCGCGGGCGATCTCCGATTCCAGTTCGTAGTCGCCGAACTGCGGTAAAACACCCTGTTTGATGAAGCGCTCGACGGCGGAAACCAAACCGCCGCTGAAGGTCGAGCGGGATTCGCTATCGACGCGCGACGACGACCCTCCGGAGCCGAGCCCAAGCTGCAACAAGCAATAAGCGCAACCGGCGTCGTTGCCGCCTGAAACCGGC from the Planctomycetia bacterium genome contains:
- a CDS encoding protein kinase; its protein translation is MTRDAEATCRFCGKPVSGGNDAGCAYCLLQLGLGSGGSSSRVDSESRSTFSGGLVSAVERFIKQGVLPQFGDYELESEIARGGMGVVYRARQRSLNRTVAVKMILGGQLASPESIRRFRLEAEAAARLHHPAIVPIYEIGEFETQHFFSMKLIEGVSLAECIRDFRLTEKSGTTAKHEQEICIAELMARVARAIEFAHQRGVLHRDLKPSNILIDEQGQPHLTDFGLAKLTGNDDGGLTLSAAILGTPGYLAPEQAAGRLDLVTTSADVYGLGATLYELLTGRPPFAGATAWETMRSAIEQSPTRPRQLNPAVHRDIETIALRCLEKAPERRYPSAAAVADELERFIRNEPIVARPVSRVEQAWRWCRRNPRFSILGGTLLFTIIVGSGVAFWQWQRAQSANVTLTENVAHLEWGAIDAMLEQGESSSALAKTAALLRENPNDWKAAMFAMSVMENRRFPVPAAPLIRHPDGNELTVARLSPDGRRIVTASYDGTARLWDASTSEPAAPPLVHAGPVTWAEFNSDGSLLATCSDDKTVRLWEAASGRPVGAPCLHDERVVKIQFSSDGRYLLSRTPQSVSILDGKNGLVLLGPLRHEGKIAAARFIDEEKAFFTSQLNGEESRLRVWKLPSGEEQAGLKVGPFRDADVSDDLTRAVVVDARGRGWISDFPSGKNRKEFIGVDGILVNAAFGTGNDQIAGIGLSHYARVWDARTARPISPPLPHYYLLEGTAFLNAGRHLLSWADDSRAQIWNVATGRSYCEPMRHQHRVVHAEYDRRATDEVCLTTVSHLKSRSSDTKTGAAQLWRIVDGRNPLDRSFGADDPGAHDACKISPDGRLVAVAKTTSEVWIYDRATGAVVSGPLRVAGGAWGIMFSPDGSRLITTTSRGQVSLWSIPEGKLATERVVFPTTIQPAEISPDGKRFATGSTDMMVRVWDATTGRPLWEKRHGSEINALAFSSDGLQLASAGEDRVVRLWDTSTGELVREFVGHGNEVMTVFFSPDGRRLLTGSLDFTGRIWDTATGKELAILPHQGDVIDTAYSPTGRYVATASRDRTAMIWDAETGLPHSRGLRHEQGVRNLRFSADGERLLTLDFRGLRVWDVETCHPLTVHLEQFINGGTGFQGTSTRFAVSPDGRSAVVSMDSFQAKMWNFSTPSRKAPAWFPELLEAVAGQRFAAGADRAESVPSESFINLERRLKDSTETDSYTTWARRWLFGARPSER